One window of Atribacter laminatus genomic DNA carries:
- a CDS encoding ABC transporter permease, producing the protein MKKYILKRLLLLIPVLIGVSILVFVIVRLTPGDPARILAGEHATEEYVQATRERWGLDKPMYVQYYIWFKSLLRGDLGRSITTHSPVVEEIFSRFPATLELSLFAMLLAIVIGILAGIISAIRQYHFFDYFSMTVALFGISMPVFWLGLMLMFVFGLWLDILPISGRINVMIPLLNITGLYVLDSILTLNFRALGSSLLHLILPSIALGTIPMAMIARITRSSMLEIIRQDFIRTERAKGLPERMVIFKHALKNALIPIITVIGMEFGLLLGGAILTETVFAWPGLGRYTVDAVYARDYPAIQGSVLFIAFIFVVVNLITDVLYAYINPRIRYR; encoded by the coding sequence ATGAAAAAATACATCTTAAAACGTCTGCTTTTACTTATACCCGTTTTAATTGGTGTTTCGATTTTGGTGTTTGTTATCGTCCGCCTCACCCCTGGAGATCCAGCACGGATTTTAGCCGGCGAACACGCTACCGAAGAATACGTTCAAGCTACCCGGGAACGGTGGGGACTTGATAAGCCAATGTACGTGCAATACTATATCTGGTTCAAAAGTCTGCTTCGAGGAGATTTAGGCCGTTCTATTACCACTCACTCTCCAGTCGTTGAAGAAATTTTTAGCCGTTTTCCTGCTACCCTTGAACTTTCCCTCTTCGCTATGCTATTGGCAATTGTTATTGGTATCTTAGCTGGAATCATTTCGGCTATCCGCCAGTATCACTTTTTTGATTATTTTTCAATGACCGTTGCTCTTTTTGGCATTTCTATGCCAGTCTTCTGGTTAGGGTTGATGTTAATGTTTGTTTTTGGGCTTTGGTTGGACATATTACCCATTTCTGGTCGGATCAATGTCATGATTCCCCTTCTAAATATCACCGGCCTCTATGTGTTGGATTCAATTCTGACCTTGAATTTTCGAGCCCTGGGAAGCTCGCTTCTCCATCTCATTCTTCCCAGCATTGCTCTTGGAACCATTCCAATGGCGATGATCGCCCGGATCACCCGATCTTCTATGCTTGAAATTATTCGCCAAGACTTTATTCGAACTGAACGGGCTAAGGGTCTCCCAGAAAGAATGGTTATTTTCAAACATGCTTTGAAAAATGCGCTGATTCCAATCATTACTGTTATTGGCATGGAATTTGGTCTCCTTTTGGGAGGGGCTATCTTAACCGAAACGGTTTTTGCTTGGCCAGGATTAGGTCGATACACAGTTGATGCGGTATATGCTCGTGATTATCCGGCCATTCAGGGATCGGTTCTTTTTATTGCTTTCATATTCGTCGTAGTCAATTTGATTACTGACGTATTGTATGCCTATATTAATCCACGGATCAGGTATCGTTGA
- a CDS encoding ABC transporter permease: protein MPILIHGSGIVEMMKITSGVFSDFFYMIRKNKSALIGLIVILVMVIVALLAPILSPNNPLQRSLANRLKPGFWAGEEYNQFPLGTDYLGRCLLSRIIWGARTSLSVGFIAVLISTVFGLILGIAGGYYGGWVDTFLMRIVDVLFAFPSILLSITIMAALGAGLEKAMIAIGIVYIPQMARVVRSAILVIKEMDYIEAEKALGASHFRIIWHHILPNALAPVIVYSTLSVAGAILDAAALGFLGLGALPPTPEWGSMLSNSRQFLTSGAWWAATFPGLAIMLAVLGLNLLGDGLRDALDPRLRV, encoded by the coding sequence ATGCCTATATTAATCCACGGATCAGGTATCGTTGAAATGATGAAGATTACCAGCGGAGTTTTTTCTGACTTTTTTTATATGATTCGCAAGAACAAATCCGCCTTAATTGGGTTGATTGTGATTTTGGTTATGGTCATCGTTGCTTTATTGGCACCGATCCTTTCTCCCAATAATCCACTGCAGAGAAGCCTTGCCAATCGGCTGAAACCCGGATTCTGGGCAGGCGAAGAATATAATCAGTTCCCCTTGGGGACCGATTACTTAGGACGTTGTTTGCTGTCACGAATCATCTGGGGCGCTCGAACCTCTCTATCAGTTGGTTTTATCGCTGTTCTTATCTCCACCGTTTTTGGTCTTATTTTAGGTATAGCTGGTGGGTATTATGGAGGGTGGGTAGACACATTTTTAATGCGTATTGTCGATGTTTTATTTGCCTTTCCAAGCATTCTTTTATCAATTACAATTATGGCTGCCTTAGGAGCAGGATTAGAAAAAGCTATGATCGCTATTGGAATTGTTTATATTCCCCAGATGGCTCGAGTGGTTCGAAGTGCCATTTTAGTGATCAAAGAAATGGATTATATTGAAGCTGAAAAGGCTTTGGGGGCATCCCACTTCCGGATTATTTGGCATCATATCCTTCCTAATGCCCTGGCTCCGGTTATTGTATATTCCACCCTGAGTGTTGCTGGAGCTATTCTTGATGCAGCAGCTTTAGGTTTCTTAGGGTTGGGGGCTCTTCCCCCTACGCCTGAGTGGGGATCAATGCTATCTAATAGTCGACAATTTCTAACTTCAGGAGCATGGTGGGCAGCAACCTTCCCGGGTTTAGCGATCATGTTAGCGGTTTTAGGGTTGAACCTTTTAGGAGATGGTTTACGCGATGCCCTTGATCCGCGTTTACGAGTGTGA
- a CDS encoding ABC transporter ATP-binding protein, which yields MNDIILQIKNLKTYLTTPSGIVQAVDGVDLNIAANQTLGLVGESGCGKSMTALSILKLYPKPQGKIVDGQIIFLGDDLAKKTEEEMYAIRGKKISMIFQEPMTSLDPVFPIGKEIVEVLTIHQKLSIPEAEKQTIELLKRVRIPEPKRRFREYPHQMSGGMRQRVMIAMALACRPALLIADEPTTALDVTIQAQILSLINDLKSEFQTAVLLITHDLGVVAETCQQVAVMYAGKIVEKADVYSIFSNTLHPYTVSLLNAIPRIQRDRKRLESIPGRVPNLCFPPGGCRFHPRCSKKMAVCSTTEPLLKEIEKDHWVACHLY from the coding sequence ATGAATGATATTATTCTTCAAATTAAAAACTTAAAAACGTACCTGACCACTCCATCAGGAATTGTTCAGGCTGTTGATGGGGTTGACCTCAATATTGCTGCCAACCAAACTCTTGGGTTGGTTGGTGAATCAGGTTGTGGGAAAAGCATGACTGCTCTCTCCATTTTGAAGCTCTACCCAAAGCCACAGGGCAAGATTGTTGACGGGCAAATCATCTTTTTAGGTGATGATCTGGCAAAAAAAACCGAAGAGGAAATGTATGCCATTCGAGGGAAAAAAATCTCTATGATTTTTCAAGAACCGATGACCTCCCTGGATCCAGTTTTTCCTATCGGAAAAGAGATTGTTGAAGTGCTGACTATCCATCAAAAACTGAGTATACCAGAAGCGGAGAAACAAACCATTGAGCTTCTAAAAAGAGTGCGCATACCAGAACCAAAAAGACGGTTCAGAGAATACCCTCATCAAATGAGTGGTGGGATGCGACAAAGAGTAATGATTGCTATGGCTTTAGCTTGCCGCCCTGCTCTTTTAATCGCTGATGAACCAACAACTGCTCTCGATGTGACAATTCAAGCTCAAATCCTCTCGCTCATTAATGACCTCAAAAGTGAATTTCAAACCGCAGTCCTTCTCATCACTCACGATTTAGGTGTTGTGGCTGAAACCTGTCAGCAAGTTGCAGTAATGTATGCTGGAAAAATCGTTGAAAAAGCCGATGTTTATTCCATCTTTTCAAATACCCTTCACCCCTACACCGTTTCTTTGTTAAACGCTATTCCCCGAATTCAAAGAGATCGGAAACGTTTGGAATCAATCCCCGGGAGAGTCCCCAATCTATGTTTTCCACCCGGTGGATGTCGTTTCCACCCCCGTTGTTCTAAAAAGATGGCGGTTTGTTCAACCACTGAACCACTATTAAAAGAAATTGAAAAGGATCACTGGGTCGCATGTCACCTTTATTGA
- a CDS encoding ABC transporter ATP-binding protein, which produces MSPLLISLQQLSKQFYLYDQTTNEKGVVDAVNDVDLDILSGETLGLVGESGCGKSTLGRCILRLIEPTAGKIIYEDQNLLEIPEKAFKPYRKKMQIVFQDPFASLNPRKSIRFILEEPLIIHGMSNSQDRKNRLDETIDKVGLTQDDLNRYPHEFSGGQRQRIGIARALILKPDFIVCDEPVSALDVSIQAQILNLLIDLQQEMRLTYLFISHDLSVVKHISNRIAVMYLGRIVEIAPTEEIFENPLHPYTTALLSSIPAPDPTMKKDRLILEGDPPSPLNPPTGCRFHTRCPQQMDICSKKVPERKAITSEHHVYCHLYNDLGNS; this is translated from the coding sequence ATGTCACCTTTATTGATATCATTGCAACAGCTGAGTAAACAATTTTATTTATATGACCAAACCACCAATGAAAAAGGAGTGGTAGATGCGGTCAATGATGTTGATCTCGATATATTGAGCGGAGAAACCCTTGGCTTGGTAGGAGAATCTGGTTGCGGTAAAAGTACTTTAGGGAGATGTATCCTTCGCTTAATTGAACCAACTGCGGGCAAAATTATCTATGAGGACCAAAACTTACTAGAAATTCCAGAAAAAGCTTTTAAGCCCTATCGCAAAAAGATGCAAATTGTTTTTCAAGACCCCTTTGCCTCCCTGAATCCTCGCAAGTCGATTCGGTTTATTCTTGAAGAACCTTTAATTATCCATGGAATGTCCAATTCTCAAGACCGAAAGAATCGTTTAGATGAAACTATCGACAAGGTGGGTTTGACTCAGGATGACCTCAATCGATATCCCCATGAATTTTCCGGAGGACAACGTCAAAGAATTGGAATAGCCCGGGCACTGATTTTAAAACCAGATTTTATAGTATGCGACGAACCGGTTTCGGCTCTTGATGTTTCTATTCAAGCTCAAATTTTAAATTTACTTATTGACCTTCAGCAGGAAATGAGGCTCACTTATCTCTTTATCTCTCATGACCTCAGTGTGGTAAAGCATATTAGCAACCGAATTGCTGTCATGTATTTGGGAAGAATTGTAGAAATTGCTCCAACTGAGGAAATTTTCGAAAATCCACTTCATCCTTACACTACGGCACTCCTCTCTTCGATACCTGCCCCCGATCCGACTATGAAAAAGGACCGCTTAATTCTTGAAGGAGACCCACCCAGTCCTCTTAACCCACCAACTGGATGTCGATTCCATACTCGTTGTCCTCAACAGATGGATATCTGTTCCAAAAAAGTACCCGAAAGAAAAGCCATTACCTCTGAACATCATGTTTATTGTCATTTGTATAATGATTTGGGCAATTCGTAA
- a CDS encoding homoserine dehydrogenase produces the protein MRQIKVGVIGFGTVGMGTVKALWNQKEEIEKELGVGVKVVKIVDKEWMIGRPMVVPPDIKSSDPSEVIDDPEIEIVVEAMGGIDPAFDYVSQALARGKTVITPNKELIAKKGRELFQLSAENETDVYFEGAVGGGIPIIHTLKEQLLGDDILEVIGIVNGTTNYILSEMSLRKTSFEKALEDAKRKGFAEPIPTNDVEGYDSTYKIAILATLCFHGRVDVEKVYREGITRILTDDIEYARELGYTIKLLAIARRIGEDIELRVQPVLLPLSHPLSTVFGVENAIYVRSRTRDLTFRGPGAGGDATGSAMVGDIIDAIRNIKYEARGRVGCTCMRDLTVLPMESLISQNCVRVLALDVPGVLGKIASEFGNSGVSLSAVKQPVSTPGKLTNIYFLTHRIQERNIQKAIQSIQNLDVVKDVYAIRVEDGES, from the coding sequence ATGAGACAGATAAAAGTTGGAGTCATTGGATTTGGAACGGTGGGAATGGGTACCGTAAAAGCCCTTTGGAATCAAAAAGAAGAAATCGAAAAAGAACTGGGAGTTGGGGTAAAAGTCGTTAAAATTGTTGATAAAGAGTGGATGATTGGTCGACCTATGGTGGTTCCACCGGATATTAAAAGCAGCGATCCATCAGAAGTGATTGATGACCCTGAAATAGAAATCGTCGTCGAAGCAATGGGTGGAATAGATCCTGCCTTTGATTATGTTTCGCAAGCTTTAGCCCGGGGAAAGACAGTTATCACTCCCAATAAGGAGCTTATTGCGAAAAAAGGTCGAGAGTTATTTCAGCTGTCTGCAGAGAATGAAACCGATGTTTATTTCGAGGGCGCGGTCGGAGGCGGGATACCCATAATCCATACCCTTAAAGAACAACTGCTCGGTGACGACATCTTGGAGGTTATCGGGATAGTCAATGGAACAACGAACTATATTCTATCTGAAATGTCTCTCAGAAAGACTTCATTTGAAAAAGCCTTGGAAGATGCAAAAAGAAAAGGATTTGCTGAGCCAATACCAACCAATGATGTAGAAGGATACGATTCAACTTACAAAATTGCCATCTTGGCAACTTTATGTTTTCATGGGCGGGTAGATGTTGAAAAGGTATATCGGGAAGGAATCACCCGTATTTTGACTGATGATATCGAATACGCCCGAGAGTTAGGATATACAATTAAGTTATTGGCAATTGCCCGGCGAATTGGAGAAGACATCGAACTTCGGGTTCAACCAGTTCTCCTCCCGCTTTCTCATCCTCTCTCAACGGTGTTTGGAGTAGAGAATGCCATTTATGTCCGTTCCCGGACTCGCGATTTGACATTTCGGGGCCCTGGTGCTGGTGGTGATGCAACCGGAAGTGCCATGGTTGGGGATATTATCGATGCAATCCGGAATATTAAATATGAAGCCAGAGGAAGGGTGGGATGTACATGTATGAGAGATTTAACTGTTCTTCCTATGGAGAGCTTGATTTCTCAAAATTGTGTTCGAGTTTTAGCTTTGGATGTTCCTGGAGTATTGGGAAAAATTGCCAGCGAGTTTGGGAATTCAGGGGTCAGTCTCTCAGCAGTCAAACAACCGGTTAGCACTCCGGGCAAACTAACTAATATTTATTTTTTAACCCATCGAATTCAAGAAAGAAATATACAAAAAGCCATTCAAAGTATTCAAAATCTCGATGTAGTCAAAGACGTCTATGCTATCCGTGTGGAAGACGGAGAATCCTAA
- a CDS encoding amino acid ABC transporter ATP-binding protein: MSRWAIEVNGLNKFFNTNHVLKNIDIRVPFGEVVSIIGASGSGKSTFLRCLNGIETIHSGEIIINGVAITDNKVNINIVRQSIGMIFQNFNLFPHMTVLSNITLALQKVKRMSKAESEKASFRLLEKVGLEEKAESFPIQLSGGQQQRVAIARALAMNPRVMMFDEPTSALDPETVNDVLDVMKELALEGMTMVVVTHEMGFAREVADRVVYIDEGRIIEDGKPEDIFYNPKNPRLRDFLGKIINV; this comes from the coding sequence GTGAGTAGGTGGGCTATTGAGGTAAATGGATTAAATAAATTTTTTAATACCAATCATGTGTTAAAGAATATTGATATCCGAGTTCCTTTTGGTGAAGTAGTTTCCATAATTGGTGCATCCGGTTCGGGAAAAAGTACCTTTCTGCGTTGTTTAAATGGTATCGAAACGATACATAGTGGTGAAATAATTATCAACGGAGTGGCAATTACCGATAATAAAGTTAATATAAATATTGTTCGGCAATCTATTGGAATGATATTCCAGAATTTTAATCTTTTCCCTCACATGACAGTTTTAAGTAATATTACTCTGGCTCTCCAGAAAGTGAAGAGAATGTCCAAAGCAGAATCTGAAAAAGCATCTTTTCGTTTATTGGAAAAAGTTGGTTTAGAAGAAAAAGCAGAATCTTTTCCCATACAGCTTTCCGGTGGTCAACAACAAAGAGTTGCAATTGCTCGGGCGTTGGCAATGAATCCCCGAGTAATGATGTTTGATGAGCCAACTTCAGCTTTAGACCCGGAAACTGTCAATGATGTTTTAGATGTCATGAAAGAATTGGCATTAGAGGGAATGACTATGGTGGTTGTAACTCATGAAATGGGATTTGCACGAGAAGTTGCTGATCGGGTGGTATATATTGATGAGGGGAGAATTATTGAGGATGGGAAACCGGAAGATATTTTTTATAATCCGAAGAATCCTCGATTACGGGATTTCTTGGGTAAAATTATTAATGTTTAG
- the ehuC gene encoding ectoine/hydroxyectoine ABC transporter permease subunit EhuC: MQFDLSALVRAIPALLYGASVTLRITVLSIAMGLVIGFVTGLARVWPNVVFRTISSLYIELIRGTPLLVQIFIVYFGLPALGLNLDPFIAGMIAMGINSGAYIGEIVRGGIESIAKGQMEAARSLGLTYWQAMRYVILPQSLVRILPALGNEFIALLKDSSLVSTIAIAELTRSGQIIITRTFKSFEIWSGVALFYFVMTYTISRIVKYSEKRLRYGE; this comes from the coding sequence TTGCAATTTGACCTATCAGCACTTGTTAGAGCTATTCCTGCCTTACTTTATGGAGCATCGGTTACTTTAAGGATTACAGTTTTATCAATCGCTATGGGTTTGGTAATTGGGTTTGTAACCGGCTTGGCACGGGTTTGGCCAAATGTTGTGTTCCGTACTATTTCGAGTTTATATATCGAACTTATTCGAGGAACTCCTTTATTAGTTCAGATTTTTATTGTTTATTTTGGCTTGCCCGCCTTAGGTTTAAATTTAGATCCTTTTATCGCAGGTATGATAGCAATGGGAATTAACAGCGGTGCCTATATCGGTGAAATTGTTCGGGGTGGTATCGAATCGATTGCCAAAGGCCAAATGGAAGCAGCTCGGTCTTTGGGTCTCACTTACTGGCAGGCTATGAGATATGTTATTCTTCCTCAATCATTAGTTCGGATTTTGCCAGCGTTGGGAAATGAATTCATCGCATTATTGAAGGATTCATCTTTGGTTTCAACCATTGCGATTGCTGAATTAACCCGTTCGGGGCAGATTATTATCACTCGAACCTTTAAATCTTTTGAAATCTGGTCGGGAGTCGCTCTTTTTTACTTTGTCATGACTTACACCATATCAAGAATTGTGAAATATTCTGAGAAGAGGTTGCGTTACGGTGAGTAG
- a CDS encoding basic amino acid ABC transporter substrate-binding protein — translation MKKHLVIFLVIMVGMIGLSSLASASTLDEIKERGTIIIGTDATYPPMEFHDEEGNMIGFDIDLGNAIAEELGVKAEFIDTAWDGIFPALDSKKFDIIMSSTSITEERLKSKDMSDPYYQTSQAIAVRKDDDSIKGPEDLVGKVIAVQIGTTGDFAVSEIEGVKEIKRFDTTDKAYMEVMNKRADAVVNDYSEVSFRMTLLPNMKVAATFKEGEDIYGITMRKGETELLAAINEALAKLKESGKYQVIHDKWFVTTGN, via the coding sequence TTGAAAAAACACTTAGTAATATTTTTAGTCATTATGGTTGGAATGATAGGTCTGAGTTCGTTGGCTTCGGCATCGACCCTGGATGAGATAAAAGAACGGGGGACGATCATTATTGGGACTGATGCGACTTATCCACCGATGGAATTTCACGATGAAGAAGGAAATATGATTGGTTTTGATATTGACCTTGGTAATGCAATTGCCGAAGAGTTGGGAGTCAAAGCGGAGTTTATTGATACAGCATGGGATGGGATTTTTCCAGCTTTGGATTCGAAAAAGTTTGATATCATCATGTCTTCGACTTCAATTACCGAAGAACGATTAAAATCCAAAGACATGAGCGATCCTTATTATCAAACATCTCAAGCGATTGCAGTTCGAAAAGATGATGACTCAATAAAAGGGCCGGAAGATTTAGTTGGGAAAGTAATCGCTGTTCAAATTGGTACAACTGGAGATTTTGCAGTAAGCGAAATTGAAGGTGTAAAAGAAATTAAACGTTTTGATACCACCGATAAAGCCTACATGGAAGTTATGAATAAAAGAGCCGATGCCGTCGTTAATGATTATTCTGAGGTATCATTCCGGATGACGCTTCTTCCTAATATGAAAGTTGCTGCGACTTTCAAAGAAGGAGAAGATATTTACGGGATAACGATGCGTAAAGGTGAAACCGAATTATTAGCAGCCATCAATGAGGCATTGGCTAAATTAAAAGAATCAGGCAAATATCAGGTAATTCATGACAAGTGGTTTGTTACTACGGGAAATTAG
- the dnaB gene encoding replicative DNA helicase, whose translation MSIERVPPQSLEAEQATLGSMLLERNALLKTLEILQPEDYYYDNHRIIFSAITELFEDDKACDIVTLAEKLRAKNQLETVGGLEYLSLLTNLVPTAANVEYYAHIVEEKAIVRLIIQICTQIIKESYESQIDATELLDRSQHMILQLSQSRIKSDFVALKTVINEAFDRIEDLYHRDEHITGISTGFVDLDNMTAGFHPSELIVIAARPGMGKTSFCLNIAQHVGINKKIPVAFFSLEMSRDHIAQRMLCGEAGIDASRVRRGQINEKDWPVLASAAGRLANASIYIDDTPGITVLELRAKARRLKVEKNLGLVFVDYLQLMSGHIRTENRQQEISEISRSLKAMARELDVPVVAVSQLSRAVEQRNPKRPQLSDLRESGAIEQDADLVMFIYREEYYNPNTQSKKNIAEVIVAKQRNGPVGAVELLFRSAFTKFESLSRRTYNSGGEE comes from the coding sequence CTGAGTATAGAAAGGGTACCTCCCCAAAGCCTTGAAGCTGAACAGGCAACCTTGGGTTCAATGTTACTGGAGAGGAATGCTCTTCTAAAAACATTGGAAATTCTTCAGCCGGAAGATTATTATTACGATAATCATCGGATCATTTTTTCTGCAATAACTGAGCTGTTTGAAGATGATAAAGCCTGTGATATTGTTACCCTGGCTGAAAAGCTCAGAGCAAAAAATCAACTGGAAACGGTTGGAGGTCTTGAGTATTTATCACTTTTAACCAATTTGGTTCCAACTGCAGCAAATGTTGAATATTATGCACACATCGTTGAAGAAAAAGCTATTGTTCGTCTTATAATTCAAATTTGTACCCAGATAATTAAAGAAAGTTATGAAAGTCAAATCGACGCCACCGAATTACTCGATCGTTCGCAGCATATGATTTTGCAGTTATCGCAAAGCCGGATAAAAAGCGATTTTGTTGCTCTAAAAACGGTTATCAACGAGGCTTTTGATCGTATTGAGGACCTTTATCACCGCGATGAACATATAACTGGTATTTCAACCGGTTTTGTTGATTTGGATAACATGACAGCCGGGTTTCATCCTTCCGAACTCATAGTTATTGCAGCTAGACCTGGAATGGGTAAAACCAGTTTTTGTCTGAACATAGCTCAACATGTGGGTATTAATAAAAAAATACCAGTAGCATTCTTCAGCCTTGAAATGTCACGAGATCACATAGCCCAAAGAATGCTTTGTGGAGAGGCTGGAATTGATGCATCTCGAGTAAGAAGAGGGCAGATTAACGAGAAAGACTGGCCGGTTTTAGCTTCAGCTGCTGGACGGTTGGCAAACGCTTCGATATATATTGACGATACTCCGGGGATTACCGTTCTTGAGTTGCGAGCAAAAGCAAGGAGGCTAAAAGTAGAAAAAAACTTGGGTTTGGTCTTCGTTGACTATTTACAGTTGATGAGTGGTCATATCCGAACCGAGAATCGCCAACAAGAAATTTCGGAAATTTCCCGGTCATTAAAAGCTATGGCTCGGGAACTTGATGTACCAGTTGTTGCGGTTTCTCAATTAAGCAGGGCAGTGGAGCAGAGAAACCCCAAACGACCTCAGCTTTCCGACCTGCGTGAAAGTGGTGCAATTGAACAGGATGCCGACTTGGTTATGTTTATTTATCGGGAGGAGTATTATAATCCCAACACCCAGAGTAAAAAAAATATTGCTGAAGTTATTGTGGCCAAACAAAGAAACGGTCCGGTTGGCGCTGTAGAGCTTCTTTTCAGAAGTGCTTTTACGAAATTTGAAAGCCTATCACGCCGAACCTATAATTCGGGGGGAGAAGAATAA
- the rplI gene encoding 50S ribosomal protein L9, with protein sequence MQLILLQKVENLGDEGDVIEVKEGYARNYLLPKKLAIKATKGSLTQIDVLKRKRKQREEKELDAIRQLQKKVDGLHLEFIRKAGEKGKLYGSVTSKEIADKIGEELQLELDRKFIDLPEPIKDIGETEVKLHFGKGIYGSVQVQIVPEESVQPDDAKEVKES encoded by the coding sequence ATGCAACTTATACTTTTACAAAAGGTAGAGAACCTCGGTGACGAAGGCGATGTTATCGAGGTAAAAGAAGGATACGCTAGAAATTATCTCCTTCCAAAAAAATTGGCAATTAAAGCGACCAAGGGGAGTTTAACTCAAATTGATGTTTTGAAACGCAAGAGAAAACAAAGAGAAGAAAAAGAATTAGACGCTATTCGTCAACTTCAGAAAAAGGTAGATGGATTACATCTTGAATTTATAAGAAAAGCTGGAGAAAAGGGAAAACTTTACGGTTCGGTAACTTCAAAAGAAATAGCTGATAAAATTGGAGAAGAACTGCAATTAGAATTGGATCGGAAGTTTATTGATCTTCCAGAACCAATCAAAGATATTGGTGAAACCGAAGTTAAACTCCATTTTGGGAAAGGCATTTATGGATCAGTGCAAGTTCAGATTGTCCCTGAAGAAAGTGTTCAACCGGATGATGCAAAAGAGGTGAAAGAATCCTGA
- a CDS encoding YybS family protein produces MRKLRPTVEGAFLAALTVVLYLSSVYLPLFGFFLSFFCPLPVLFLVVRWDLRTGALAAGVATLLVAFTGLIPALICISYTLIGIFLGYAIKKKYSFFEVIGFGSLVSLLSKIALIGFALLITGINPIIENLQIMEEAFQRTSQIFGEFGEENFQQVITLINLALPAILVVASILDTTINFFLGSWVGKKIGIPFPEYPAFRNWKFPVSVFWMFVLSWVFVLFGGETIYGRIGLNLQIVTQSLFIVQGVAIVYYFLSRYIQSRGVKIIILLFVVFQPILSTILSWLGVLDTWFDFRKMSSPKG; encoded by the coding sequence ATGAGGAAACTTAGACCCACTGTTGAGGGAGCTTTTTTAGCTGCCTTAACAGTTGTTTTGTATTTATCGAGTGTTTATCTGCCGTTATTTGGTTTCTTTTTAAGCTTTTTTTGTCCATTGCCGGTATTGTTTTTGGTAGTTCGCTGGGATTTAAGAACTGGTGCTTTAGCCGCTGGTGTAGCAACTCTTTTAGTCGCTTTTACCGGTTTAATTCCAGCTCTTATCTGTATTAGTTATACTCTGATTGGGATTTTTTTAGGATATGCGATAAAAAAGAAATATTCTTTCTTTGAAGTAATAGGTTTTGGCAGTTTGGTATCGCTTTTATCCAAGATTGCATTAATCGGTTTTGCACTCCTCATCACCGGAATCAACCCGATTATTGAGAACCTTCAAATCATGGAGGAAGCTTTCCAAAGGACTTCTCAAATTTTCGGAGAGTTTGGAGAGGAAAATTTTCAGCAAGTAATTACCTTAATAAACCTTGCTCTCCCAGCAATATTGGTAGTAGCTTCCATACTTGATACAACAATTAATTTCTTTTTGGGGTCATGGGTAGGGAAGAAAATAGGAATCCCTTTTCCTGAATATCCAGCTTTTCGAAACTGGAAATTCCCGGTTTCGGTTTTTTGGATGTTTGTCCTGAGCTGGGTGTTTGTCTTGTTTGGTGGGGAAACCATATACGGAAGAATAGGTCTTAACTTACAGATTGTAACCCAATCTCTATTTATCGTTCAGGGAGTTGCCATTGTATATTATTTTCTGAGTCGCTATATTCAATCTCGCGGTGTAAAAATTATAATACTTTTATTCGTGGTATTTCAACCAATATTGAGTACAATTTTAAGCTGGTTAGGAGTTCTTGATACCTGGTTTGATTTTAGAAAAATGAGCTCACCAAAGGGATAA
- the rpsR gene encoding 30S ribosomal protein S18 has translation MRTERDSGKRFFRRSRKKNCIFCVEKGPIDYKDINRLGRFISERGKIIPKRVTSVCARHQRELSIAIKRAREIGLLPYSLD, from the coding sequence ATGAGAACTGAGCGAGATTCAGGAAAAAGATTTTTTAGGCGTTCACGGAAGAAAAATTGTATTTTCTGTGTAGAAAAAGGTCCAATTGATTATAAGGATATTAATCGTTTAGGCCGATTTATTAGTGAGAGAGGGAAGATTATCCCAAAAAGAGTGACCAGCGTTTGCGCAAGGCATCAACGGGAACTTTCAATAGCTATCAAAAGAGCTCGGGAAATTGGTTTGCTTCCCTATTCACTTGACTAA